One segment of Sinorhizobium sp. BG8 DNA contains the following:
- a CDS encoding ABC transporter substrate-binding protein: MNIAFNRRRFLGLMGAAATLPMMGRVARAATPFNFQASWINDAEFSGYFVAVDKGYYAEEGLDLTYLSGGPDVIPESTIVAGKADLTLTTPDTTIKAIVEQNAPFKIIGAQYQKNPIGIVSLAKNPIREPKDLVGKTLAVPPVNVISVEAMLKISGVDRSQVNIVPYAYDPTPLIKGEIDASLDFTTNVPFTIKQAGEEATSFLLYDFGFTIFNDTVVVTEETLKAKRKEIVAFLRASRKGWEENLKDPAVYPPTFADSWFKGTGRSIENEVYFNTAQKPLIESAGGIFSMSEEAIEANIKALAAVGIVAKREHFDTTVLEEV, encoded by the coding sequence ATGAACATCGCCTTCAACAGACGCCGGTTTCTCGGCCTCATGGGAGCCGCCGCGACGCTTCCGATGATGGGCCGCGTCGCCCGTGCAGCAACGCCATTCAACTTCCAGGCTTCCTGGATCAACGATGCCGAGTTCAGCGGCTATTTCGTCGCCGTCGACAAGGGTTACTACGCCGAAGAGGGGCTGGACCTCACCTATCTCTCCGGCGGACCGGACGTCATCCCGGAAAGCACGATTGTCGCGGGCAAGGCGGATCTCACGCTGACGACGCCCGACACGACGATCAAGGCGATCGTCGAGCAGAACGCGCCCTTCAAGATCATCGGCGCCCAGTATCAGAAAAACCCGATCGGTATCGTCTCGCTCGCCAAGAACCCGATCCGTGAGCCGAAGGACCTTGTCGGCAAAACGCTCGCCGTTCCCCCGGTCAACGTCATCTCGGTCGAGGCGATGCTGAAGATCTCGGGTGTCGATCGCTCGCAGGTGAACATCGTCCCCTATGCCTACGATCCGACGCCGCTCATCAAGGGCGAGATCGACGCATCGCTCGATTTCACGACCAACGTCCCTTTCACCATCAAGCAGGCAGGCGAGGAAGCAACGTCCTTCCTTCTCTATGATTTCGGCTTCACCATCTTCAACGACACCGTCGTCGTCACAGAAGAGACGCTGAAGGCGAAGCGCAAGGAAATCGTCGCCTTCCTGAGGGCCAGCCGGAAGGGCTGGGAGGAGAACCTCAAGGATCCGGCCGTCTATCCGCCCACATTTGCGGACAGCTGGTTCAAGGGGACCGGGCGTTCGATCGAGAACGAGGTCTACTTCAACACCGCGCAGAAGCCGCTGATCGAATCCGCCGGCGGGATCTTCTCCATGAGCGAAGAGGCGATCGAGGCGAACATCAAGGCGCTCGCCGCTGTCGGCATTGTCGCCAAACGCGAGCATTTCGATACGACGGTTCTCGAAGAAGTCTGA
- a CDS encoding ABC transporter permease subunit, translating to MAADQARESARLGTVRNWLILLVLWEICGRFSLIAGGALPAPSQILARLWIDRADYPPHILATLQGAGAGFLIGNLVAIAAGGLFALFPAAARLGRGVNIALFALPPIAISPILVLTFSGMTPRIALAAIGCYFVTMTATVTGITQTDRRMIDLVHAYGGGRWKTLILAQARSALPSILTGLRIAAPNAVLGSILAEFGGGGRFGLGAYLIGSLGRAEPDRLWGIGLCATLLAGLAYALFSLIAYRFTGSTRAVTVPATAPDSGSGHWPRWLSISLKLGSIALPFALWWLLLLVMGTPPMIAKTPAGLVDYLFLLPASPAARERLVAALAQTLPMTIVGMAAGIAFAFLLALASVIRPAIVRGFMPIALVTQTMPLVALTPLLVLLLGRGPSVILWITISVTFFPAFVTMAQGLSLVPRAALDVPRAYGASPLTQMRLVSIPASLPYLFAAMRLAVPRALLGVMIAEWLATGTGLGNLLNQSRGYLDYGMIWAVAVTSVLLSVLFYQIVAFIERLVLTRRGMNSAG from the coding sequence ATGGCCGCTGATCAGGCACGAGAATCCGCACGGCTGGGGACGGTCCGCAACTGGCTCATCCTTCTGGTCCTCTGGGAGATCTGCGGTCGCTTCTCGCTGATCGCCGGAGGCGCCCTGCCCGCTCCGTCGCAGATCCTCGCTCGCCTCTGGATCGACCGGGCCGACTATCCCCCGCATATTCTCGCGACCCTGCAAGGGGCTGGCGCAGGCTTCCTGATCGGCAACCTGGTCGCCATTGCTGCGGGCGGATTGTTCGCACTCTTCCCTGCGGCCGCGCGCCTGGGACGCGGCGTCAACATCGCGCTCTTCGCGCTCCCGCCGATCGCCATTTCGCCTATCCTGGTCCTCACCTTTTCGGGCATGACCCCGCGGATCGCGCTTGCGGCCATCGGCTGCTATTTCGTCACCATGACTGCGACCGTTACCGGGATCACCCAGACCGACCGGCGGATGATCGACCTGGTCCACGCCTATGGCGGCGGCAGGTGGAAGACGCTCATCCTGGCGCAGGCCCGTTCCGCCCTACCTTCCATCCTCACTGGCCTCAGGATCGCGGCGCCGAACGCCGTGCTGGGTTCCATACTTGCCGAATTCGGCGGGGGCGGACGCTTCGGGCTCGGAGCCTACCTGATCGGATCGCTCGGCCGAGCCGAGCCGGACCGGCTCTGGGGGATCGGGCTGTGCGCCACGCTTCTGGCCGGTCTCGCCTATGCCCTCTTCTCGCTGATCGCCTACCGCTTCACCGGCTCGACGCGCGCCGTCACCGTTCCGGCAACCGCGCCCGACTCCGGCTCCGGGCACTGGCCACGCTGGCTCTCCATCAGCCTCAAGCTGGGCTCGATCGCCCTGCCCTTCGCCCTGTGGTGGCTGCTCCTCCTCGTCATGGGAACGCCGCCGATGATCGCCAAGACCCCGGCAGGCCTCGTCGATTATCTCTTCCTGCTGCCAGCCTCCCCGGCCGCACGCGAAAGGCTCGTCGCCGCACTGGCGCAGACATTGCCAATGACGATTGTCGGCATGGCGGCCGGTATCGCCTTCGCCTTCCTTCTCGCTCTCGCCTCCGTGATCCGCCCCGCGATCGTGCGCGGCTTCATGCCGATCGCGCTGGTGACGCAGACCATGCCGCTTGTTGCACTGACCCCGCTCCTGGTCCTCCTCCTCGGCCGGGGACCCTCGGTCATTCTCTGGATCACCATTTCCGTCACGTTCTTTCCCGCGTTCGTGACCATGGCGCAGGGTCTCTCACTGGTCCCGCGGGCAGCACTCGACGTGCCGCGGGCCTATGGCGCGAGCCCCCTGACGCAAATGCGCCTCGTCTCCATTCCGGCTTCCCTGCCATACCTCTTCGCCGCGATGCGCCTTGCCGTGCCGCGCGCGCTCCTCGGCGTCATGATCGCCGAATGGCTCGCCACCGGAACGGGCCTCGGCAACCTCCTCAACCAGTCCCGCGGCTATCTCGACTACGGCATGATCTGGGCGGTCGCCGTCACGTCGGTTCTTCTGTCCGTCCTTTTCTATCAAATCGTCGCCTTCATCGAGCGGTTGGTGCTGACGCGCCGCGGGATGAATTCGGCCGGCTAA
- a CDS encoding 5-formyltetrahydrofolate cyclo-ligase: MSIVDHKASVRERVWSELRKVAVPDSRFHFDFGEFIADFEGGEAAVARLTAHRFYQDAKFIFITPDNCLDRLRFQALEDGKTVLMTTYSIKRGFWVLDPRLIAPELRLYASTLDGMERVGQPVSLKDIASMPVVDYMVTGTGAINHEGVRFGKGHGFFDAEWGMLYRLGRISTATPSAAVVHDCQVLDEKLTPDVYDTVADVIFTPTRTIEVRDPHKPTCGILWDRLDPHMFETIPPLQELKAMGL, encoded by the coding sequence ATGAGTATCGTCGATCACAAGGCCTCGGTGCGTGAGCGAGTATGGAGCGAGTTGCGCAAGGTGGCCGTGCCAGACAGCCGCTTTCACTTCGACTTCGGGGAATTCATCGCCGATTTCGAAGGCGGAGAGGCGGCCGTCGCCCGCCTGACGGCGCATCGGTTCTACCAGGATGCCAAGTTCATTTTCATCACGCCGGACAACTGCCTCGATCGTCTGCGCTTCCAGGCGCTGGAGGACGGAAAGACCGTGCTGATGACCACCTATTCGATCAAGCGCGGCTTCTGGGTTCTGGACCCTCGCCTGATCGCGCCGGAGCTGCGTCTCTATGCCTCGACACTCGACGGCATGGAGCGGGTGGGCCAGCCCGTCAGCCTGAAGGACATCGCCTCGATGCCGGTCGTCGACTACATGGTCACCGGCACTGGTGCGATAAACCACGAGGGCGTGCGCTTCGGCAAGGGACACGGCTTCTTCGATGCGGAATGGGGCATGCTCTACCGGCTGGGAAGGATCAGCACCGCGACGCCGTCGGCGGCCGTCGTGCACGACTGCCAGGTCCTCGACGAGAAACTGACGCCCGACGTCTACGACACGGTGGCGGACGTGATCTTCACCCCGACGCGAACGATCGAGGTCCGGGATCCGCACAAGCCGACCTGCGGCATCCTTTGGGATAGGCTAGACCCGCACATGTTCGAAACGATCCCGCCGCTGCAGGAACTGAAGGCGATGGGGCTGTAA
- a CDS encoding ABC transporter ATP-binding protein: protein MANMSGIRLEHVSRSFAGRGTVVTALADVSLDCPAGSFTALIGPSGCGKSTMLRLALGLDRPDAGTTTVAGMAPGEAARAGLTGVAFQDAALMPWRTVEDNIALPLDVLGRPRRTHAGKIADLIALVGLTGFEKALPGELSGGMRQRVAIARSLVTDPKVLFLDEPFGALDQILRRQMNIELQRIWMESRATTLLVTHGIDEAVFLADRVVVMQSKPGRIARVIDIPLPRPRRPEIFTSPEFHALEDEIAEALDGR, encoded by the coding sequence ATGGCAAACATGTCCGGCATCCGCCTCGAGCACGTGTCGCGTTCCTTTGCGGGACGCGGCACCGTCGTCACGGCCCTTGCCGATGTCTCTCTCGATTGCCCGGCAGGGTCCTTCACGGCGTTGATCGGGCCCTCCGGCTGCGGCAAGTCGACCATGCTGCGCCTGGCTCTCGGTCTCGACCGGCCGGATGCGGGCACCACGACGGTCGCCGGCATGGCGCCCGGCGAAGCCGCTCGGGCCGGGCTGACCGGCGTCGCATTCCAGGATGCGGCGCTGATGCCCTGGCGCACCGTCGAAGACAACATCGCGTTGCCGCTCGACGTGCTCGGGCGGCCGCGCCGCACGCACGCGGGCAAGATCGCCGATCTCATTGCGCTGGTGGGCCTCACTGGCTTCGAGAAGGCTCTTCCTGGCGAGCTCTCCGGCGGCATGCGCCAGCGCGTCGCGATTGCCCGCTCGCTCGTGACCGATCCGAAGGTTCTCTTCCTGGACGAGCCCTTCGGCGCGCTCGACCAGATCCTCCGTCGCCAGATGAACATCGAACTGCAGCGTATCTGGATGGAAAGTCGCGCCACCACCCTGCTCGTGACGCACGGGATCGACGAAGCCGTCTTCCTCGCCGACCGCGTCGTCGTCATGCAGAGCAAGCCGGGACGCATCGCCCGCGTCATCGACATCCCGTTGCCGCGCCCGCGCCGGCCGGAAATCTTCACCAGCCCCGAGTTCCACGCCCTTGAGGACGAGATCGCGGAGGCCCTCGATGGCCGCTGA